The following are from one region of the Populus trichocarpa isolate Nisqually-1 chromosome 8, P.trichocarpa_v4.1, whole genome shotgun sequence genome:
- the LOC7467542 gene encoding uncharacterized protein At4g14342 isoform X1, with translation MQASDRFNINSQLEHLQAKYVGTGHADLNRFEWAVNIQRDSYASYIGHYPMLAYFALAENESIGRERYNFMQKMLLPCGLPPEREDD, from the exons ATGCAG gCCAGTGATAGATTTAACATCAATTCACAGCTGGAGCATCTCCAGGCCAAATATGTTGGGACAGGCCACGCTGATTTAAACAGATT CGAGTGGGCAGTGAATATTCAACGTGACAGCTATGCATCGTATATCGGTCACTACCCTATGCTTGCTTATTTTGCTTTAGCTGAAAATGAGTCTATTGGAAGGGAACGTTATAATTTTATGCAG AAAATGCTTTTGCCTTGTGGTCTACCCCCGGAAAGAGAAGATGATTGA
- the LOC7467542 gene encoding uncharacterized protein At4g14342 isoform X2, with protein sequence MQASDRFNINSQLEHLQAKYVGTGHADLNRFEWAVNIQRDSYASYIGHYPMLAYFALAENESIGRERYNFMQKMLLPCGLPPEREDD encoded by the exons atgcaggCCAGTGATAGATTTAACATCAATTCACAGCTGGAGCATCTCCAGGCCAAATATGTTGGGACAGGCCACGCTGATTTAAACAGATT CGAGTGGGCAGTGAATATTCAACGTGACAGCTATGCATCGTATATCGGTCACTACCCTATGCTTGCTTATTTTGCTTTAGCTGAAAATGAGTCTATTGGAAGGGAACGTTATAATTTTATGCAG AAAATGCTTTTGCCTTGTGGTCTACCCCCGGAAAGAGAAGATGATTGA